The genomic region CATTTCTGCTTCAGAAAGCTGATGTCCAAGTACTGACCTTAAAATCGTATAAAGTATGAAGAGGGCTAGTCTGGAAGGCGCATTGTTGGTCCTGAAGATGGACTGGTTTGGCCGAAACAGGTCATGAAAATAAATTGTTTGAGCTATACTTCGATTAAAAGAGCTTTACGAATGACGTTTCAACGAGTCGAATGGTAGGGGCTGCGTGTAACAACTGTTTCTTGGGTTGTACGAGGTCACTTTGTTGCCAATTTGCCGACGCAAGCTGCAGTGCCTTGTCTGCTGACGCAAAATTCAAGCGGCAGGAGGGGACCAGGCGACGCAGACATCAAGTGGTACTCTCTTCCTCTCTTTTTGTGGTATTTGTTTTGGGCGGAACTGTCGACAGCGTGAGAACATTGCATATTGTGTACGAGCCTGCAACCCCACTCCCAACCACCGGCATCTGTCAGTCATGAAGTTACTTTAATCGGAGTACAGCCTACTTTTTGTGTATAAATATTTTGCAAATACACAGCAAGGTACAAACCTTCCCCGTTTCGGTGAGAAGATACTCGGTCACGCGGCACAGGCCACAGTCGCTCTCCCACAGTAGAACTGTGTACATCCTGGCCCGCATTGGTCGCAGGACGAGGCCCGTAGGTGGGAAGTCCTGTTTGGTCTCtgacaagtcctccagcacttcaCCGATCCGGAACACCTGGCGCTTCATCACGGACAGCAGCGTCCCCGGAATTTTGCCCGAGCTGTGCTTGTCTTCAACATGCGCGACCAGCTTTTCCCAGCTGGTCGGTTCGTAACTGTAGCTGCGAATGCCCGCCTCCACCATGGGCAGGGCGTCCCTCCATTTGCCGTGGAAGACAATTTTACACATGTTCACTACATCGCTTGGGTCCTCGTCTTTCATCATTTCTGCCACTTGCTCGATATTGGTAGTCTTTTCAGGGTAGCGCTTCTTCAGATTGCCGTGAGCCATGAATAGGAGGTCCGCCCTGACAAAGTCATTACCGACGAAAGTTGCGAATGTTGGCATGTGCTCTTGCTCTATGCCTAGGTGAGTTGCGATGTCAACTGGTCGAAACTGGTACGTCTTCAGCTTACCATCTTTCTCGAGATTCCTGAAGGTTAGCACACTCGATACACCCTTCATTGCAAAGAAGTCCGAGTCGTTTGTGAGCACTCCGATGCAGTGTTTAGTGCCCGATACATATTTGGCAATGTCATGCTTACAGTTGCCCTTGGACAGATAGACTTTGCAGCCGAGATCCTCGAATATGACTCTGGCGGCCGGGATGACTGCTTCCGGTAACGTTCTCACAATGCTGTCAGTTCGCACAAAGCCTAAACGCAGACTGCTGAACACGTTGCTGACATACATCGTCTTATCTTTCTTTTTGTCCGTCCATGTGTGTATCTCATCTTCTACTGGgacgccgtgaaagaaaaacaCGAGATGAATGCCATTGTCACGGAACCGTTGCACAAAATTCGCGCAATAGTCTCGAAATTTCTTGTACTGGCCTCCACGAAGAAAATCTAGCGGCTCGTATATATGCCACATGCATGCAGATCCATCGACGGCGATCACAGGATCTTCTCCGCTTTTCTTCTTAAATTCTTCAGCGATTTTTTGTAGATCCACGACCTTATAGAATTTACCTTTTACGACGAAGCCGAACAGTCCAGAAATGCCCATTCTTCTCTCGTAATTGGCAAGAGTTTTTCAGCAATATTGCGACGATTTTCTATCTCCTGCAAAGagaaaattaatttgttaatattAGTGCAAACATAAGTcctgaaatttttgtaaattttatatgTATTCTATGTGGCCAAACTTCTCCGGATACTCCTTCGAACTAGGGTAAGGCGGGAAAGCACAGGCTACACAGGATGTCTCAAACTCAGAGGATCGAAACAAGAGATGTTACGGTGAATCCCAAACTGAGTATTTGGACACACGGAAGCCCACTGCTGGAAATAAACATTTAATTTTGTTATCTAGATTAACATCTTACACCACAGAGCAACAGCTTAGACTCATAGCAACTGTTCGATGTGTCGAACGTCAGTGTGCGCACTTCGATTCGACAGATGAAACATCTTCACTCTCTCAAGTATCCATGTTTAACTCTTAATAAGGAAAAAAGTACTTAGGACCCTGTCAACCAGTTCCTTTACAGCAATGATGTATATTAACTACACTGCAATGGAAGTAGACATACACACATGAGAAAAGTTTTCCTCTGTCTCTCACAAAGTTACCAACTTCAACCCCCCCAACCCCACCCGTACTGATCAGGTGCTATGGAGAAGTAACACACGAAAGTAACTGCGTAAGAGggcgtgaacataatattttcgcagtctgaggagaaagctgatgactgaAAGCTCCTGaagagatctcgccgcaacgaaaaacgctttgttttaatgattgtcattccaactcgtgtatcatatccgccacacactctcccctatttagtGATAATACAATAccagctgcccttccttgaactttttcgatgtcctccgtcagtcctaccaggCAAGattcccataccgcgcagcaattcCAGGAGAGaacggattcaaatggctctgagcactatgggactaaacatctatggtcatcagtcccctagaacttagaactacttaatcctaactaacctaaggacagcacacaacacccagccatcacgaggcagagaaaatccctaaccccggagAGAACGGACGAGTTTATTGTAGGTAAGTCTGTTCACTAGATCTGCAGCATCTAATTGTtatgccaataaaccgcagtctttgttttgtcttccccacaacatcttctgtGCGACTGTTCCAGTTTAAAGTGTTCGTAATAGTTGTCCCCAGGTATTTACCTGCATCGACAGTCgttagatttctgtgatttatcgtgtaaccgaaatttattaGATACATTTTGTTGCCCATGTGGATTACtcgatacttttcattatttagagccaactgccatttttcgcaccatacaaatatcacgcctaaatcatttttcagtgaACCTTCATTTTCTGACGACTTTAATAGAAGGTAAACcgtagcatcatctgcagacaatctaaaagGACTGTGCAGATTGCGACTAAATCATTTATACACGTGAACAGCAGAGGATCTATGAAACTGCCTGCAGATGCCACGTattactttagttttactcgatgactttacgccAATGCTACGAATTGTGCCTTTCAGTCGCACATCTGAGATGGTACTGCATAAGCACGTGGTTcgattagaaggcgcttgtgaggaacatcAAATAacttctggaaatacagaaataatttGAGATCAtctgtcgatggcactcattatTTCAAGAGGATGGAggttgtaggcgtgtttctacatctgatagaTGATGTCTATTTAAAATCGCGGCAGTCACTAATTGTGCTGTACAAAaaaggtattttctgaatccgtgccaaTAGATCGTCTTCATCGAGGTAATTCGTAACGTTTGAACaaagtatacgttccaaaatcctactgcaaatcgacgtcagtgatattggtctgtaattcaacggattacttctGTTTCCTGAGTATTGGACTGACCTATCCACCCTTTCAGTTTTTACGTAGGGACCTTtattcgagcgagcggttgtatttgcTAAGTATGGGGCTGTTATATCAGTATACTCCGAAATGAACCTAGTTGTTGCACAgtatggactggaagacttgcctatATTAGCGATTTTAGTTGCTTCGCTACACCCAGACATCGACTTCCCAGTTTCTTATGCTAGCAGCTATTctgaattcgaattctggaatatttacttcgtcttcattggtgaaggactttcggaaaacGGTGTAACTCCGCTATAGAGGGACTGAAATTGGAAGCATAACCACTGCTATCGCACAGTGAAAATAGTGATCGCgtattgccgctggtgtacttcacatacgaccagaatctctttcgattttctgcagGTTTTCTAGACAGAGCTTACTTGTTCAAACTATTAGTGTTAAAAGCATTCCTActaaagtccgcgctaaatttccaacttctgtaaaatatcacgaGTCTTactgattttgctttcttttaaatatgATATGCTTGTCTTTGttggttctgcaacagtgttctgacctgttttgagtACTGTAGGAGATCTGTATCAGCGTAGTTACATGCACGCGATTCTTACGAATTTGGTACGTAGGACATCCGCAACTAAGAGCCATGATAATTAATTTAAAGAGATCCGCatcagttgtactaatatttatgTAAACCACCACCGGATTCGAAATTTAGGGCACTGATCTGAGCGTCATTGAGAAGAGATTTCGGAGCACTTCTAGGACCCTAAGGAAGACAAATATTCGTAGGAACATAGGTGGAGCCGgtattaaactgaaaattaaaacacaatcaaaaatctgatttgatccattataaatggtttttgaaagcctgcgactgtagatacaataggtttgtttataaataaataaatcttctgctaccagtcacgatttttctttattttactattcgcacgacgcgtttcgagaaataattcccattttcaagtgcgcttttttggtgtgtattaagccatttcttctgatgttgtcagtgtgtgtgagtctgcttcattttgttgacttttactgtaatacataagaaacgcgatttttagttgagtatcaattctttttgtgaggttagtggctaaaatttagaacaatttgtacttacagttttctaatggtccatttgtgtagagtctcacacacacttaacatcaaacAACTTGTTGtgcactttacacatcgaaaatatcttatataaacaaaacatttacaaagatcttcttacagatagttcacagagataacattataggtcttccacagattatgatatgcttttgtacagaggttatttatcttaacaatttggctcatgaattacttatattgattttacaattgtgcttatttctatgttttactatttttatttaagtatattatcgaaacatctgaagaaattcactgattcactttccagtttttcatttaatattttatcttcatattttctgtaatgtgattatatctccagttcttcaaacaaatccattttatgtcctttatttagtcggtggattTGCTTCGATGGGTAggggtcttctaattgaccaactCATTACAGACTGATTTGGGTCTTCTCAATGACAGTTCCCCTATCCACTTCAGTGCTGCCAATGGCACCTTTACTGTTATCAATCTCACGATCACCTCCCTGCTCTTGTGGCTTCCCTACGTTGGTCATCCCATGATCTTTGTGATAGTAACCACTTTCCGGTGATTCTATTGTTCCCCTGCCCGCACGTTGGGCATTCAGCAGGGCCCCTTGATGCTTGTATAAATCTGCTGTACACTTTGACACCGCTCTCTCGAATTGCAGTGATGCAGTCATGCAGGGTGTCTCTGCCACTAtttttcatgctgctggcactgctatcCCCCTATCCACTTGTCTCATGTCGTCGACCGGTATCGTGGTGGACAAAGGATGCAGCAACCTCTGTCCAGGACCGCCGATGGGCGCTGCAGCGATTTAAACGagcaggccgctgtgaccgagcggttctaggcgcttcagtccggaaccgcaagacccctacggtcgcaggttcgaatcctgtcttgggcatggatgtgtatgatgtccttaggttagttaggtttaagtagttctaagtgtaggggactgatgacctcagatgttaagttccatagtgcttagagccatttgatttaaccGACACCTTTCACAGACATTCCTCCTCGCTTTTAAGCATAGTATAGGGAAATGTacccgtgatctaggggtagcgtctttgattcataaacaaaacgtcttcggtcccgggttcgatccctgccactgcctaaattttgataaataatcagcattgccggccgaagacttccggcataagaagtcagcctcattctgccaacagtcttgtcaaagaggccggaggagcggatagaggttcggggcactctcttgtcctaggggtgggaaattgcccctaaaggcggaagaatcagcaatgatcaatgacatgaggatgcagaaggcaatggaaaccactgcattaaagacacgtaacgtgtatccacaggacatgtggcccgtatttgaagaagtgtcatgatgatctctccattgacaaaagattccggaatagtcccccatttggatctccgggaggggactgccaagggggaggttaccatgagaaaaagattgaataataaacgaaaggataacgttctacgagtcagggcgtggaatgtcagaagcttgaacgtggtagggaaactagaaaatctgaaaagggaaatgcaaaggctcaatctagatatagtaggggtcagtgaagtgaagttgaaggaagacaaggatttctggtcagatgagtatcgggtaatatcaacagcagcagaaaatggtataacaggtgtaggattcgttaggaataggaaggtagtgcagagggtgtgatactgtgaacagttcagtgaccgggttgttcaaatcagaatcgacagcagaccaacaccgacaacgatagttcaggtatacatgccgacgtcgcaaactgaagatgaacagatagagaaagtgtatgaggaaattaaaagggtaatgcaggatgtaaagggggacgaaaatctaatagtcatgggcgactggaatgcagttgtaggggaaggagtagaagaaaaggttacaggagaatatgggcttgggacaaggaatgaaagaggagaaagactaattgagttctgtaacaagtttcagctagtaatagcgaataccctgttcaagaatcacaagaggaggaggtatacttggaaatggccgggagatacgggaagatttcaattagattacatcatggtcagacagaaattccgaaatcagatactggattgtaaggcgtatccaggagcagatatagactccgatcacaatatagtagtgatga from Schistocerca cancellata isolate TAMUIC-IGC-003103 chromosome 7, iqSchCanc2.1, whole genome shotgun sequence harbors:
- the LOC126092355 gene encoding uncharacterized protein LOC126092355 is translated as MGISGLFGFVVKGKFYKVVDLQKIAEEFKKKSGEDPVIAVDGSACMWHIYEPLDFLRGGQYKKFRDYCANFVQRFRDNGIHLVFFFHGVPVEDEIHTWTDKKKDKTMYVSNVFSSLRLGFVRTDSIVRTLPEAVIPAARVIFEDLGCKVYLSKGNCKHDIAKYVSGTKHCIGVLTNDSDFFAMKGVSSVLTFRNLEKDGKLKTYQFRPVDIATHLGIEQEHMPTFATFVGNDFVRADLLFMAHGNLKKRYPEKTTNIEQVAEMMKDEDPSDVVNMCKIVFHGKWRDALPMVEAGIRSYSYEPTSWEKLVAHVEDKHSSGKIPGTLLSVMKRQVFRIGEVLEDLSETKQDFPPTGLVLRPMRARMYTVLLWESDCGLCRVTEYLLTETGKVRKEEVELEKRLPADMEHPGLRQLWTSDDAQRRWCFFTWLVAPYAKPSLLEELDPQFLVVPAAALLFLKHEARVLHDHEVTAFCATAAAVADLPATGQPANIVKTPDERAVYLASLFMHCVLHVLDAAATCGIAFPREIDCLPDAYFDGIVFHNIFVTTRNGKDPKTLDIFKPQNEVTFEQLMRVIKWNQSKNP